A stretch of the Ptychodera flava strain L36383 chromosome 18, AS_Pfla_20210202, whole genome shotgun sequence genome encodes the following:
- the LOC139117710 gene encoding uncharacterized protein, which translates to MDIQFILDPYACAMYIASYISKAQRGMSNLLSRAVEEAREGCHDIRESVRHIGNKFLNHVEVSAQEAVYLVMQMRLRRASRGFTFINTSPPDDRVILLKPLDDIQNMRPNATDIESDSILKKYERRPKALEKLCLADLAAWYSFQKLKDNPQDHYQDNDDFYKTDEEDDDDENNTIYQIRGLVYKKRTKSKVIRYVRFHREKDKENHYRELIMLFYPWRNENELLAGCKTYYDRYMQVKFEVDSKEKEYNKNAQELDQAIEAVQNTAIDMFDNVAPNTQHQEHQDILEGSRPSDTLSMFAPCDESHSKYDIGQDIGISTNNPIIEDLQQPRMADNELYPLLQKLNKKQKEIFYHIVHWMKTRTEPLNIFVTGGAGVGKSLVLKSLYQVLLKYLSNLPGENPDNIHLLLVAPTGKAAYNIKGTTIHSAFQIPASQGFHYRPLTSERLNTLQAKYRNLKVIFIDEISMVGNGMLNYINLRLQQIMANNKIFGGVSVVSFGDLYQLKPVFDGWIFNDLQHDYGPLAVNIWKDLFKMFELTDIMRQKDDQNFAKLLNRILQQTREISVMYTMLL; encoded by the exons ATGGACATTCAATTCATTCTTGATCCATATGCATGTGCCATGTACATCGCATCTTACATTAGTAAAGCTCAACGTGGAATGAGTAATTTGCTCAGTAGGGCTGTGGAAGAAGCAAGGGAAGGATGTCATGATATCAGAGAAAGTGTCAGGCATATAGGAAACAAATTCCTTAATCATGTTGAAGTTAGTGCTCAAGAAGCTGTTTaccttgttatgcaaatgagactaaGAAGAGCTTCACGCGGCTTCACATTTATTAACACATCACCCCCTGATGATAGAGTTATCCTATTGAAACCTCTtgatgacatacaaaacatgcGTCCAAATGCTACTGACATAGAAAGTGATagcatcttgaaaaaatatgagaggcGCCCAAAAGCCCTTGAGAAATTGTGCTTGGCAGACTTGGCAGCATGGTAcagttttcaaaagttaaaagataaCCCGCAAGATCATTATCAAGATAATGATGACTTCTACAAAACTgatgaagaggatgatgatgatgaaaacaacaCAATATATCAGATACGTGGCCTTGTGTATAAAAAACGCACCAAAAGTAAAGTTATCAGATATGTTCGTTTCCATAgggaaaaagacaaagaaaatcattacagagagttaataatgttgttttatccttggcgaaatgaaaatgaactccTTGCAGGGTGCAAAACATACTATGATCGTTACATGCAAGTAAAATTTGAAGTAGATTCTAAAGAAAAGGAGTACAATAAAAATGCTCAGGAATTAGATCAAGCTATTGAAGCAGTACAAAACACAGCCattgatatgtttgataatgttgcTCCAAATACACAACATCAGGAACATCAAGACATTTTAGAAGGATCAAGGCCAAGTGACACATTGAGTATGTTTGCACCATGTGATGAGAGTCATTCTAAATATGACATTGGACAGGACATTGGCATCAGTACAAATAATCCCATTATTGAAGATCTTCAACAACCACGAATGGCTGATAATGAATTATATCCACTTTTACAGAAActcaacaagaaacaaaaagaaatattctatCACATAGTACATTGGATGAAAACAAGGACAGAGccgttaaatatttttgtaacaggTGGCGCTGGTGTAGGGAAATCTCTTGTTCTCAAATCATTGTATCaagtacttttaaaatatctttcaaatcttCCTGGTGAAAATCCTGACAACATACACTTATTACTAGTTGCACCTACTGGAAAAGCTGCTTACAACATTAAGGGTACTACAATTCATTCAGCTTTTCAAATTCCTGCATCCCAAGGTTTTCATTATAGACCACTGACATCAGAAAGACTTAATACTCTACAAGCAAAATACAGGAACTTAAAAGTCATATTCATAGATGAAATCTCCATGGTTGGTAATGGTATGTTAAACTATATCAATCTCAGACTACAACAGATAATGGCCAACAATAAAATCTTTGGTGGTGTCAGCGTTGTTAGCTTTGGCGACTTATATCAATTAAAACCTGTCTTTGATGGTTGGATATTTAACGACCTTCAACATGATTATGGGCCATTGGCTGTCAACATCTGGAAAGACctgttcaaaatgtttgaattaacagATATTATGAGGCAAAAGGATGACCAGAATTTTGCTAAATTACTCAACCGTATAC TACAGCAAACAAGAGAAATCAGTGTCATGTACACTATGTTGCTTTAA